The Arachis hypogaea cultivar Tifrunner chromosome 16, arahy.Tifrunner.gnm2.J5K5, whole genome shotgun sequence genome contains a region encoding:
- the LOC140180013 gene encoding wall-associated receptor kinase-like 20 gives MVSLVLFLLIALCPVIMIKAWSFSKPPCPNCGDLAVPYPLSTNDNCGDSRYKVYCNNNKLEFLSATGNYYKILKVDPCNNKLVLQPPLILKETCYSSDVVDGGFLLEQDLPFNISTHNTVMLLNCSENILLSPLNCSSNSICRVFEDKVEEGKGCFGKLCCHYLKDSAMNSHKIRVRVGGCTAYTSLVDWNPDSPPDSWNYGIELQWLPALI, from the coding sequence ATGGTAAGCCTTGTGTTGTTTCTACTAATTGCTCTTTGTCCAGTTATTATGATCAAAGCATGGTCATTCAGTAAGCCACCATGTCCAAATTGCGGTGACCTTGCAGTTCCATATCCACTCAGCACCAACGATAATTGTGGCGACTCCAGATACAAAGTTTACTGCAACAATAACAAGTTAGAATTCTTGTCAGCCACAGGAAATTACTATAAGATCCTTAAAGTTGACCCTTGTAATAACAAGCTTGTTCTTCAACCACCCCTCATACTCAAAGAAACTTGTTATTCTTCTGATGTTGTTGATGGAGGGTTTCTCTTGGAACAAGACTTGCCCTTCAATATTTCTACACACAACACTGTCATGTTGTTGAATTGCTCTGAGAACATCCTTCTTTCCCCTCTCAACTGTTCCTCAAACAGTATATGTAGGGTGTTTGAGGATAAGGTTGAAGAGGGAAAAGGGTGTTTTGGTAAACTTTGCTGCCATTACTTGAAAGATTCAGCGATGAATTCTCATAAGATAAGAGTGAGGGTTGGAGGGTGCACAGCTTACACTTCCTTGGTTGATTGGAATCCTGATTCTCCTCCTGACTCTTGGAATTATGGGATTGAGCTTCAATGGTTGCCTGCacttatttga
- the LOC112758065 gene encoding probable protein phosphatase 2C 5 — MSKGELSSRTRMKAPPVALATLIGRELRNDKVEKPFVKYGQAGLAKKGEDYYLIKTDCQRIPGDQSTAFSVFAIFDGHNGISAAIFAKENLLNNVLSAIPQDISRDSWLQALPRALVVGFVKTDIEFQQKGETSGTTATFVLIDGWTVTVASVGDSRCILDTQGGVVSLLTVDHRLEENEEERQRVTASGGEVGRLNVFGGNEVGPLRCWPGGLCLSRSIGDTDVGEFIVPIPHVKQVKLSNAGGRLIIASDGIWDALSSDMAANSCRGLPAELAAKLVVKEALRSRGLKDDTTCLVVDIIPSDLPVLPPIPRKKHNMLTSILFGKKSENSSNKSTNKLSAVGVVEELFEEGSAMLAERLGKDFPLNKNSGIFRCAVCQVDQTPGDSLSVNSGHFFTPASKPWEGPFLCTNCRKKKDAMEGKRPTVTA, encoded by the exons ATGAGCAAGGGTGAATTATCATCAAGGACAAGGATGAAAGCTCCGCCGGTTGCGTTGGCGACTCTGATTGGCCGTGAGCTTCGAAATGATAAAGTTGAGAAGCCTTTTGTGAAGTACGGGCAAGCTGGCTTGGCCAAGAAAGGAGAAGATTACTACCTAATTAAGACAGATTGCCAGAGGATTCCTGGGGATCAATCGACAGCGTTTTCTGTCTTCGCG ATATTCGATGGGCATAATGGTATATCAGCTGCTATTTTTGCAAAGGAAAACTTGCTAAACAATGTTCTGAGTGCAATACCGCAAGACATCAGCAGGGATTCGTGGCTTCAGGCTCTTCCTCGCGCCCTTGTTGTTGGTTTTGTGAAAACTGACATAGAATTTCAGCAAAAGG GAGAAACTTCTGGAACAACTGCTACGTTTGTTCTGATTGATGGATGGACTGTCACTGTTGCATCTGTTGGGGATTCCCGCTGCATTCTAGATACTCAGGGAGGTGTAGTTTCTCTCTTGACAGTTGACCACAGACtagaagagaatgaagaagagaggCAGCGCGTTACTGCCAGTGGTGGTGAAGTAGGAAGACTCAATGTTTTTGGAGGCAATGAG GTAGGGCCTCTTCGCTGCTGGCCTGGTGGATTGTGCCTATCTAGATCAATAGGTGATACAGATGTTGGAGAATTTATTGTGCCAATACCGCATGTTAAGCAAGTGAAG CTGTCAAATGCTGGCGGAAGGCTTATCATAGCTTCTGATGGCATTTgggatgctttatcttctgataTGGCTGCCAACTCATGTCGGGGTCTACCTGCAGAGCTTGCAGCAAAGCTAGTGGTTAAG GAAGCTCTAAGGTCCAGAGGCCTGAAGGATGATACAACATGCCTTGTTGTAGATATTATTCCTTCTGACCTTCCTGTATTACCACCAATTCCAAGAAAGAAACATAATATGCTAACTTCGATTCTCTTTGGAAAGAAATCTGAGAATTCCTCGAACAAATCTACTAATAAGCTTTCTGCAGTTGGTGTTGTGGAGGAGTTATTTGAAGAGGGCTCTGCAATGCTTGCTGAAAG GCTGGGTAAGGATTTCCCGTTGAATAAGAATTCTGGGATTTTTCGCTGTGCTGTTTGCCAGGTGGATCAAACACCTGGTGACAGCTTATCTGTAAACTCCGGCCATTTTTTCACTCCAGCATCTAAACCATGGGAAGGTCCATTCCTCTGCACAAATTGTCGGAAGAAGAAAGATGCTATGGAAGGAAAAAGACCCACAGTGACAGCATAA